The region AAACCTTTTATGATGTAACCAGCTGAATCAGCAGAGATTTAAAATACATTgagttgtttttcttaaagagTATAACACTTGTAAAAATCTCAGGTAtccatcaggaaaacaaaacaaaacaaaaagccctccTTGGCCCCCAAACTGAGGGAAGGTTATCAAATCTTGTCTTGAGTTTAAAAGGCGTATTGCCTTCAGTCTCTTCAGACCTAAAACCTTTAAGGCCAGTGTTTAAAAGCAAGTACCATGAGGGGGTGAGGTTCATTGAATCCCCAGGGGCAGGAAACACAACAGGTGGATGGATAGCTGATTGACCACAAAACTGATTTCATGTAAGTTTCTCAATCATGTAGCCTGCCTACAAAACGCTGTCCCCTccttctcactcttcttccagaaCCAATGTTTTTCccacttccatacacacacacaaacacatttaccAACACCGAAGTCTGCCCACAGAGCTCCTTTGAGCCATTCCCACCTCTACCCAATTTTTACTTCATCTAAGCCGTGCTTTTCAGACACTTAGAACTTTGGTTTATTAAGCACATATTTGCTTCCATATTCAGTCTCATTCAAAATTAGACCAGGCAAAATGACAAAGGAGGCGGGGGATCAGCATGAAATAAATGGGGATTTGCCCCCCAAATGTTCGCTAGTCAGTcaaaaagaaattcttagaaaGTCGAAACAACTTCAACCCCCAACCCAATCAAAACATCCCTTCCGGAAAAGAGcgacttgtttcttttttctcttgcaAATGAGCGGTCCACTCAGTTCTGCTTGGTGGTGTTTTCTTAGCTGACTCTGGGCTACAATCGGGCCATTTTCGGACACATTCCCATGTAGGTACCAGGGGTGCTCTGGAGGAAGCTGTCGACGCCTGTTCAGCTAATTTAGGTTTTCTTTGTCTAATTACTGTGGAGCTTAGGGAAAAGGAGCCGGGCTCAGGGCAGTAAACTGACACTCGGGCTCTGTGTGTGGTATCCAGGCAGGGTTTGATGGAAAAAGCCTGCTTCCACTCAACTTCAGGTCACTGTCTGgggccagccccctcccccctcacccgCCCTTTCCTCTGTTCCTCAGACCCACCAACAATCTCCATCAGGGGCAGTCCCCGTGCACTAGGACACTGAGAGCTGGggcagctccccacccccaggaggcCAGACCCCACTCGCTCCACAAGGCTCTTTGTAACTTCTTTACTGAGCCCTGCACTCTCCTGCTtgccctccctcccatcttcccaggCTCCTCAGTACACACCAGGCAAACATCAGAGCTGGTGCATTACTGTGCCTTCCTTCTATTTGTCCCCCTGGTGGGCATCTCCTTCCCTCTGGGCCTGGCCACCAGCCCTTGTGTGGTCAGGCCTACTTCAGCCTGCAACTCTCTTTGCAGCCCCTGTCCGGGGTCAGACTACATTTCCCCGCACGTGTAATCCAATAACTAACTGTCGGGTCTCATTGGAATGATTTCTCCCGAGGGCCATCTCTCTCTGAGCCGACTCTTACCGAGAGGAATAAGCCACAACTGGAGGAGTGTTCTCGAATGAAGTGAGCTTGGCCATGGTACATTGGGGGGCGGGAAGACTGACACTGTAAACCCACTGGCAGCTGCGCTTACCTTCCGTGTTGATGATAAATACAACTATCTCCTCACCCcagggtgtctctctctctctctctctctctctctctctctctctctctctctctctctctctctctcttcctcctcctccctcctctctctctccctctccctttctctccatgaCGTGGAAATGACAATCAGTGGAAGGTGGAAGTAAATAAAAATCGGAATCCATTCGACTCAAGAGAGTCCCGAGTCTCTAAAAGTTGGCCCAGGTTTCTCCACCCAAACCCCAGTGCTCAGCTGAAAATATGCTCATAACTGCCCTGGGCACAGCTCAAAGGCACCCTGGACTTGCCCTCTGCTATGACCTCTCAGAAGCCTGCATgtccagccagagagagagagagagagagagagagagagagagagagagagagagagagagagagagacccaggatTGGCACATTACCTTGGGACGTCTGGCACCCTGGCGTGTGGCTGAGGGCCGCACTGTCTAAATGAAGTTGACAGATGGTGTCAGTTCGGGCACTGGGGACCGTAGCTAAGGAAGCTCTTCCAGGGCACTGTCTCCCCAAAACTCAGCCCCCACAGGGTCCGGcggggatggaggaggggcagggtgtGTCCACTCACGGATCGCGGGGTTGGGGGCACTTCTGTGATAGGAAACGGGCTGCTGGAAGGGACAGAGAATGAATTGCTGAAGTCAGAGGTAGTCGAGTCTTGCCAGGATTGGGAGTTCTCCTCCCAGCAGAATGCCTGAggatgtgtagccctggctttgaAGAGGGcagatggggaaagggaaagagccCGAAAGGAATTAGTAGTGCGAGCAGGACCCCGGAGAGTCCGGGAGGCGATAAGAGCAGAAGCCCGCCGCCAGGTCCAGAGGGGGAGGAGTGACGCGAGCCCAGTGCGCCCTCCCCGTGGCGGGCGGCGCGGAGCGAGGAGGGggcagggcggggtggggtggagggagggagcgagggagggagggagcgaagCGGCCGCGGGGAGGGCGCGCCAGGGAGGAAgtccaagagacagagagaggagcactCCTGAAAGAAGACGACGGGCTAGTCCCCGGGGTCCGGGCTGAGATCTTGGCTCGAGGGCGCAACTGTCCGGCCCCAGGCAGCGTCGCCTCGGTGGCTTAGGAGACGGTTGCGCAAGGCGCGGGCCGGAGGCTCGGAAGAGGGATGCGCGGGGCGTTGCCTTCgacccgccgccgccgcccgaaGCCCCAGAAGAGCTGAGGGAGGCGACGCCGAAGCGCTGGCCCGCAGTGGCCCCGGCTGCAGCGCGGCCGGCGCAGTAGGGCACTCGCTCGGTTTGTGGACCGACCCGGCTCCGGCGCCGCCGATCTCCGTCCGGGGTCCGCCCCCCAGGCCCGGCCTTGCTCCCGGCTCCCAGATGAGCACCGAGGGCGGGCCTCCGCCACCCCCGCCGCGCCCGCCGCCTGCCCCACTCCGCCGCGCGTGCAGCCCGGCGCCCGGCGCGCTCCAGGCCGCCTTGATGAGCCCGCCACCCGCCGCCACCCTGGAGTCCACCTCGTCGTCGTCCTCttcatcctctgcttcctgtgcctCGTCTTCTTCCAACTCGGTCAGCGCCTCGGCGGGTGCTTGCAAGAGTGCAGCGAGCAGCGGCGGCACAGGCGCCGGGAGTGGGGGCACCAAGAAGGCGACCTCCGGGCTGCGACGGCCAGAGAAGCCTCCTTACTCGTACATCGCGCTCATCGTCATGGCCATACAGAGCTCGCCCAGCAAACGCCTGACGCTCAGCGAGATCTACCAGTTCCTGCAGGCGCGCTTCCCTTTTTTCCGTGGCGCCTACCAGGGCTGGAAGAACTCTGTGCGCCACAACCTCTCGCTTAACGAATGCTTCATCAAGCTGCCCAAGGGCCTCGGGCGACCGGGCAAGGGCCACTACTGGACCATCGACCCGGCCAGCGAGTTCATGTTCGAGGAGGGTTCGTTCCGCCGGCGTCCGCGCGGCTTCAGGCGGAAGTGCCAGGCTCTCAAACCCATGTACCATCGCGTGGTGAGCGGCTTGGGCTTCGGGGCCTCGCTGCTGCCCCAGGGCTTCGACTTCCAAGCGCCCCCGTCAGCACCCCTGGGTTGCCACGGCCAGGGCGGCTATGGTGGCCTCGACATGATGCCCGCAGGGTATGATACAGGGGCGGGTGCTCCGGGCCACGCGCACccacaccacctccaccaccatcacgtCCCCCACATGTCGCCCAACCCGGGCTCCACCTATATGGCCAGCTGCCCGGTACCCGCAGGTCCTACGGGCGTCGGTGCGGCAGCGggtggcggcggtggcggcggtgaCTATGGGccggacagcagcagcagccctgtgCCCTCATCCCCGGCCATGGCAAGCGCCATCGAGTGCCATTCACCCTATACTAGCCCTGCGGCACATTGGAGCTCGCCTGGCGCTTCACCTTACCTCAAGCAGCCGCCTGCCCTGACGCCAAGCAGTAATCCCGCGGCCTCTGCTGGTCTGCATCCCAGCATGTCTTCCTACTCTTTGGAACAGAGCTACTTGCACCAGAACGCCCGGGAGGATCTCTCAGGTAATAAAGTGCGCCAAGGCCGGTTGCAAGCATAGCCTCTGAGGGCCAGGGCTACTGCACCCTCAGTCCCCAAAGCTGGGGTCTGGGGAACTGGGTtatggggcggggtgggggtggggaatcggTACCCTATTCCTGAGTGAGAGGAGAGGATTTAACCGGCCTGATGCTCTGGGCCGGTTGAGGGGAGGGGGGCTCAGAATTCCCAGACTGGTGAAGGGTGGTGCCAAGTCCTAACCTTCTTGGCCTTCATTAGGACACCGTGGACTTTCTCCCAGTTAGGACAGACTCAGCTCTGAAAGAAGTCATGTGACCTTTGGAGACCTTGGCCGAGGAATTGGGTCTGAATCATTTTGTTCCCCCTGCCCTTTTCAAAGTCTAAATTTTGTTTGCCTTTAGTTCCTAACGTAGATGGCAAAAGGGGGCCGGTTCTGTGTGAAGAAGAGCAGGTGAGGAAGAGTTCTTCCCAAGTAATGACAGGAGACggtagggaaggggagagagaaaaacaagggaATCCCAAGGACTTGGCTAGTGACAGGAGGCACCAAAGTGGTGTGAGAAgtctttgaaaacacacacacacacacacacacacacacacacacacacacagtggatcTAAGTTAATGACACAAGTTTGTCCTGGGCATCAGGGCGTAGGTGCCCTAGTGTGATtacctcccctcacccccaggaAATGTGCATAGAGGCCACTTTCCATGTGGTTGGTTTATGTTGTGTGGGTTGAAGATTATGAAAATTTATTGACTTGTGAAAAGTGGTTGGATGGTGTGAGGAGAGTAGGGAGTACAGGAGAGAAGTTTGTGTTTGTATGCTTTATCTACAGGATAGAGATAAACCCTGATCAATTCCCTCCAGGCTCCCATGGGTGTGCAGATTGAAATCTGGGAGCCTGTCTGTCAAGGACAAAGCCCAAAGGTGCTGTCTCCCGCATACACTTGCTGCCCCATCAGAAAATTTACACGCTGAAGCATACCTTCATGTGTTTGTGACTTCGTGTGTGTCACAGGAGCTTGGAGGAATAGGGAAGCCAAGAAACAGCAAAAGATCTTGGAGAAATTTCCCAAATAAGCCTTTTAACTGGGGGTCTCAGAGGTTAACCAAACAAAGACAGTCTAGGCAGGACCACACGGGAGAGGATTTTAGGCTGACTTAACCCACAGAGAACAGAGTCTCCTTCAATTTTATGGGAATTTCAACAAGTAACCAATACAGATGACCCTCTCTCTtattctccacccccacccccacctcctgccctgcGGGCTAGCTGTCAGTCTCCCTCCTACACACTGAACTGGAACCtatgcctccccctcctccacacccccccccacaggcCTACTGCTCTGGCCATCCTGTCTTTCACTTTGGGTAGACCTAGCTTACAGTGAATCCAGACTCTTAGGCTTTCCAACTGTTAGGAAACTGTAttctagaaagaaacaaacaggcaaatgaGCAGGAAAGACATTTCTGACTGTTTTATTAGGTTCGCGTCCCACCCCACACACTCTAGGCCGTGCATGAAACCCCCAGAACTCTACTGATCTGGCGGTGTAACCCTTTAACTTGGACAAAATAAGAACTGTCCAGCTAAGAAGGCAGGCCTCTGATCTCCTGTTCTCCTGCCCGTCATGACCAGCCTtcaccccccaaccctcccccaagTGATAGCTTAGTCCAACCTGGTCGTGGTGCCATTTGTCATCCTCTCTCCCTAGAATATTATTACGATTTTGTCACCTCCTGTAAAGACCTTGTCAAGGGGCTTTCAAAGAGCACTGCGTTGTATACGGGGACCCTGCAGGGCCTGGTTCCTAGTGCTGCCCACAAGGCTGCGGCCCACTGAAACTGGAAGGTCCCTGGAAGCCTGGCTAGGCTGAAGCGGTGGCCCAGGGATAGGTGAACAAagcccccagcacacacatcgcCATGCACACAGCACGAACCCCCTTCTGCCACACACGCGCCGCGTTCCCCACTTTCTAACAGGATAACGAAGGTGGCGACCTCAGGGAGGCAGCGGCGACGCAACCCTCTACAGGCAGGAGTCATGGGCGCTCATCACGAAGCCCTGCCGGCTACTCTGGTCGGCTGTCTCTGCACCCTCGCGGCTCACGCAGAAGCAGGCTGCTGCCTGGGACGGGGGAGGTGCGAGCTCTGGTATTCGCTGGTGGCAGCGGTGGCGACCAGAGGACCTGATCGCCCCGCGCGTTCACCTGGGTCGCTTCTCCGGAGCCGAAACGCCCCGGGCGGTTCCGCACTGCCACAGAGGCCGAGTCTCGCCCGCTGCCGAGCGGCCTGGTAGCTCGATGGGTGTCCCCGTAGGGTTTACACGTCGCCGGTCGTAAGCTTTTCTTCAGTTTACAGTCAACCTCATAGGGGCGACACAGGCGTGCGGCTGGTGCTGGTCGTGCTAACCGGGTGCGTAGAGGAAGTTCTAGCAAAGCCTGTCCACGCCGCGGAGATGCGCGCTGATCCCACGAGCCGACTGCTCCTGGGAGCcgagaaagcaaaagcaaaagtggTCGGCAGGTTGGCACTGAGGGGGACCCGCTCAAGTCCTGGACAGTCTCTGGACACAAGCTTTCCCCGTGTTCTAGTTCCCTCGGAGACTCTGTGCGCAGCTAGATACCCGGGCTAAAGAGCACTTCTCTGTTTTCTGAACTTGTCCTGGCCAAGGCAAAGCCTAAAGGGTTCCGGACCCAGGAGATGCCTGCTGCCTGTGTTTAGGTGGGGACTgcagtcttctctctcccttctcaggcCCCTTCCTCTCTAAGGTATTGTCTCTGTCATCCTCTGTGGACGAAGAGGCTAGATCCCGGCTTCTTGAGACAGGAAAACTAGGTACAAAACCAGAGGTGACCCGGCGGCCGAAGTGGCAGGGTGCGTGTGCGGAGCGCAGCCTGGAGCCAGGCCTGGCAGAGAGGTCTCCCAGCCCAAGACCGGGAAGTGGGGATTCGTGAACAGATTACCTCTCAAGGTGTTCATGAAGTCCCACCTTCCTCTCAAGGAGGGATACTTAAAACCAAAGCAGGGCAAGCGTCTTAGGACTCCAGGGCACTCTGAGAaacgcccccccacccccgcttcttATCGGTTTTATAGTCATACATGCAAAGGCCACCAGCTGCTTTTGCACCCTCAGTCAAAAGAGCACAAATTAAATGGCAAAATTCGAAGTAAAATACCCTAGCATCATCTGGGTGACTCTTCACTGAAaagatctttttcttcttctttcagtgGGACTGCCCCGTTACCAGCATCACTCCACTCCAGTGTGTGACAGAAAAGATTTCGTCCTCAATTTCAATGGCATTTCTTCTTTCCACCCCTCCGCTAGTGGCTCttactatcaccatcaccaccagagCGTGTGCCAAGATATTAAGCCCTGTGTTATGTGAATGAACAGAGGCCTTGAAGGCCGCTCTCCCTCTtctgccctttcctcctctcccctccgaGAGGGGCAGCTACGGA is a window of Rattus rattus isolate New Zealand chromosome 14, Rrattus_CSIRO_v1, whole genome shotgun sequence DNA encoding:
- the Foxf2 gene encoding forkhead box protein F2; protein product: MSTEGGPPPPPPRPPPAPLRRACSPAPGALQAALMSPPPAATLESTSSSSSSSSASCASSSSNSVSASAGACKSAASSGGTGAGSGGTKKATSGLRRPEKPPYSYIALIVMAIQSSPSKRLTLSEIYQFLQARFPFFRGAYQGWKNSVRHNLSLNECFIKLPKGLGRPGKGHYWTIDPASEFMFEEGSFRRRPRGFRRKCQALKPMYHRVVSGLGFGASLLPQGFDFQAPPSAPLGCHGQGGYGGLDMMPAGYDTGAGAPGHAHPHHLHHHHVPHMSPNPGSTYMASCPVPAGPTGVGAAAGGGGGGGDYGPDSSSSPVPSSPAMASAIECHSPYTSPAAHWSSPGASPYLKQPPALTPSSNPAASAGLHPSMSSYSLEQSYLHQNAREDLSVGLPRYQHHSTPVCDRKDFVLNFNGISSFHPSASGSYYHHHHQSVCQDIKPCVM